The Raphanus sativus cultivar WK10039 chromosome 2, ASM80110v3, whole genome shotgun sequence genome includes a region encoding these proteins:
- the LOC108840113 gene encoding GDSL esterase/lipase At3g50400 — protein sequence MTMIKAIFFVPFLILIFFGSRRVASAGDQNALAASFVFGDSLVDAGNNNYLQTLSRANSPPNGIDFKPSRGNPTGRFTNGRTIADIVGEKLGQPNYAVPYLAPNAKGETLLNGVNYASGGGGILNATGSVFVNRLGMDIQVDYFSITRKQFDKLLGEDKARDYIKKSLFSIVIGSNDFLNNYLVPFVAAQARLTQTPEAFVEDMISHLRDQLKRLYALDARKFVVGNVAPVGCIPYQKSINQLKDKQCVDLANKLALQYNARLKDLLMVELKDSLKDAHFVYANVYDLVMDLIVNYKEYGFTTSSEACCGTDGRLAGILPCGPTSSLCADRSKHVFWDPYHPSEAANLIIADKLLNGDSKYVTPFNLYHLRDL from the exons ATGACAATGATCAAAGCTATATTCTTTGTCCCTTTCTTGATATTGATCTTCTTTGGATCAAGAAGAGTAGCTAGCGCAGGAGATCAAAACGCCTTGGCCGCATCATTCGTTTTCGGCGATTCGTTAGTGGACGCAGGGAACAACAATTACTTGCAAACGTTGTCTAGAGCCAATAGTCCTCCTAATGGCATCGATTTCAAACCATCCCGTGGGAATCCAACCGGCCGGTTTACTAACGGCCGGACCATAGCTGACATCGTTG GAGAAAAGCTAGGGCAACCAAATTATGCAGTTCCATATCTAGCACCAAATGCAAAGGGTGAAACATTATTAAATGGTGTGAATTACGCATCAGGTGGTGGTGGAATTCTCAATGCTACTGGAAGTGTATTT GTTAATCGGTTAGGAATGGATATACAAGTTGATTACTTTAGTATTACAAGGAAGCAATTTGATAAGCTTTTGGGTGAAGATAAGGCCAGAGATTACATAAAGAAATCTTTATTCTCCATAGTAATTGGCTCAAACGATTTTCTCAACAACTATTTAGTCCCTTTTGTTGCGGCTCAAGCGAGATTAACACAAACTCCTGAAGCTTTTGTTGAGGACATGATTAGCCATCTTCGTGATCAACTCAAG AGATTATATGCATTGGACGCTCGTAAATTTGTGGTGGGGAATGTAGCTCCAGTCGGATGTATACCGTACCAGAAATCAATCAATCAGCTAAAGGATAAACAGTGTGTTGATTTGGCAAACAAGTTGGCTCTTCAGTACAATGCTCGTCTCAAAGATCTCTTGATGGTGGAATTGAAAGATAGTCTAAAAGACGCACACTTCGTGTATGCGAACGTCTATGATCTTGTTATGGACCTTATTGTCAACTACAAAGAATACG GGTTTACGACATCAAGTGAGGCGTGCTGTGGGACGGATGGGAGATTGGCAGGGATATTGCCATGTGGACCAACCTCGAGCCTTTGTGCGGACCGGTCAAAGCATGTGTTTTGGGACCCGTACCATCCTAGCGAAGCTGCTAATCTCATCATCGCTGACAAATTACTCAACGGTGACTCAAAATACGTTACTCCCTTTAATCTCTACCACCTTCGTGACCTTTaa
- the LOC108822339 gene encoding uncharacterized protein LOC108822339: MAWGEMVSRLHLLIGRCHLAEGEDNLTTAEAMEKDVLLSLSQVSRDIQSWISETGGLDSDSDQGEETPSASASPESMDHLRLERLVVDLVGLLGVKNVHVQHLAGNILVQVSHSLLESVRQWDDFIRLVFDCFHLAASPNGFEGSNIASDVLKGEMKKANCCTLSGIFRVLRNILKRLSQEEKEELIDVYLESLDSTLAKIPWSRMDTHFSNPHGGSERNSQGSIGNNEDGTVFLGNFVQFLSTVVQQVRFAEDSDAFGPTHSLLQKSIELVPDLLRWCQPKLDSQSGSCMSTYLVHKLLVLMIRLTYQSNIRCTVLLSWLQYLQHHYQGFLHHTLTRNKPVQDNCLEGSPFFVSLSDRDVNETHSNHLQRLSVFLLLRCSLTLLYSSRHTDKDCEFDCRKKGMEGMFKWIEQQVPGNTFLDHGTYSKKSVGFSTSFVQLFMHEDDLLFKVLLQLLSVPLAGEERLKGDRGLPQDKEIYVRLSTFFNPVILFCIFLSELHYDHQVLLDYLISKDIGASCAEYLLRCLRTVSDSWTLFVEFPFEENLNDSSSKRRRLLPETPEVEQNRKQHSQAFENAKDCLLSLQNSVVRLHQKKLFPYNPEALLRRLSRFQELCLLHE, from the exons ATGGCTTGGGGAGAGATGGTATCTCGCCTTCATCTGTTGATCGGTCGCTGCCACCTGGCT gaaggagaagacaaTTTGACGACGGCGGAGGCAATGGAGAAAGATGTGCTTCTTTCACTATCGCAG GTGTCGAGAGATATTCAATCTTGGATTAGTGAAACTGGCGGCCTTGATTCTGATTCG GATCAAGGAGAGGAAACTCCTTCTGCTTCTGCTTCTCCAGAATCCATGGATCATCTACGCTTAGAAAGACTTGTCGTCGATCTT GTTGGTTTGTTAGGTGTGAAGAATGTGCATGTTCAGCATTTGGCTGGCAACATTCTTGTCCAAGTATCTCACTCTCTGCTTGAATCCGTACGTCAATGGGATGATTTCATTCGCTTGGTTTTTGACTGTTTCCACTTAGCAGCTTCTCCAAATGGATTCGAGGGTTCAAATATTGCTTCTGATGTTCTTAAAGGCGAGATGAAAAAGGCTAATTGCTGCACCCTGTCTGGTATCTTTAGAGTTCTTCGTAATATACTGAAGCGCTTGAGCCAAGAAGAAAAGGAGGAACTTATTGATGTATACTTGGAATCTCTCGACTCTACACTTGCGAAGATCCCTTGGTCCCGCATGGACACTCATTTCTCTAATCCTCATGGTGGTAGCGAAAGAAATTCCCAAGGAAGCATTGGAAACAATGAGGATGGAACTGTGTTTCTTGGGAACTTTGTTCAGTTTCTCTCAACCGTGGTTCAGCAGGTTCGCTTTGCAGAAGATTCTGATGCTTTTGGACCTACGCATTCGCTACTCCAAAAAAGCATCGAGCTTGTTCCGGATCTCCTCCGCTGGTGCCAGCCAAAGTTAGATAGTCAAAGTGGCTCTTGCATGTCAACATACCTAGTGCACAAGTTGCTG GTGTTGATGATCAGGCTTACCTATCAGTCGAATATAAGATGTACCGTTCTTCTTTCATGGCTGCAATATTTGCAACACCATTATCAAGGCTTTCTCCACCACACTCTAACTAGGAATAAACCCGTCCAAGATAACTGTTTGGAAGGATCTCCATTTTTTGTGAGTTTGTCTGATAGGGATGTCAATGAGACGCATTCTAATCACTTGCAAAGACTATCTGTGTTTCTGTTACTACGGTGCTCCCTCACTCTGCTTTATTCAAGTCGACATACCGACAAGGACTGTGAGTTTGACTGTAGAAAGAAAGGGATGGAAGGGATGTTTAAATGGATTGAACAACAGGTTCCAGGTAATACGTTTTTAGATCACGGAACTTATAGCAAGAAGAGTGTTGGCTTCTCTACATCATTCGTCCAGCTATTCATGCATGAG GATGACTTATTATTTAAAGTTCTCCTGCAATTGCTGTCTGTGCCGTTGGCTGGAGAGGAACG GCTTAAGGGGGATAGGGGTTTGCCTCAAGATAAGGAGATTTATGTCCGTTTATCAACATTTTTCAATCCTGTGATCCTCTTCTGTATATTTCTTTCAGAG CTGCATTATGACCATCAAGTCCTTCTTGACTACCTTATATCTAAAGACATCGGGGCTAGCTGTGCAGAGTACCTGCTGAG ATGCTTGCGCACAGTGTCTGACTCGTGGACCCTGTTTGTGGAATTCCCATTTGaagaaaatttaaatgattCATCTTCGAAGAGAAGGAGACTTCTGCCTGAGACTCCTGAGGTTGAACAAAACCGGAAACAACATTCCCAGGCTTTCGAAAATGCCAAAGATTGTTTGCTTTCTTTACAAAACTCAGTTGTGAGGCTACATCAGAAGAAGCTATTTCCATACAACCCAGAAGCTCTTCTACGACG TTTGTCAAGATTTCAAGAGCTCTGTCTACTTCACGAGTAA
- the LOC108841311 gene encoding LOB domain-containing protein 28 produces the protein MTTPCAACKYLRRKCTQACVFAPYFPPNKQEDYTAIHKVFGASQVAKILNDLHPSQRQDAVTSLVYEAQTLLLDPVHGCSLQICNLQRQLKDLQDQVQIARNDLASYNNIVPSLDLQDQVQIARNDLAPYNNIVPPLDLQDQVQIARNDLAPYNNIVPPLDLPPPITYQQNIHNPMLMPVVSNYGGQLTSQQLNEEAHRVESEKSAQVKQMQQNAAQSKRDDCP, from the coding sequence ATGACAACACCATGCGCTGCATGCAAGTACCTAAGGAGAAAGTGCACACAAGCCTGCGTGTTTGCGCCTTACTTCCCTCCTAACAAACAGGAAGATTACACAGCGATCCACAAGGTATTCGGAGCAAGCCAAGTGGCTAAAATTCTCAACGACCTTCACCCAAGCCAGAGACAAGACGCCGTGACCTCTCTCGTTTACGAGGCACAAACTCTTCTCCTTGACCCGGTCCATGGCTGTTCTCTTCAGATTTGCAACCTCCAACGTCAGCTTAAAGACCTTCAGGACCAAGTTCAAATCGCCAGGAACGATCTGGCCTCTTACAATAATATCGTCCCATCGCTTGACCTTCAGGACCAAGTTCAAATCGCCAGGAACGATCTGGCCCCTTACAATAATATCGTCCCACCGCTTGACCTTCAGGACCAAGTTCAAATCGCCAGGAACGATCTGGCCCCTTACAATAATATCGTCCCACCGCTTGACCTACCTCCTCCGATTACGTATCAGCAAAACATTCACAACCCTATGTTGATGCCTGTTGTATCTAATTATGGTGGTCAGTTAACCTCTCAACAGTTAAATGAAGAGGCTCATCGGGTTGAATCTGAAAAAAGCGCTCAAGTGAAGCAAATGCAGCAAAACGCAGCACAGTCAAAGAGAGATGACTGTCCATGA
- the LOC108839764 gene encoding phosphoglycerate mutase-like protein 4 isoform X1, with product MAEEDSSVKEGYAEIVVVRHGETSWNAERKIQGHLDVELNDAGRQQAEKVAERLSKEPKVSYVYSSDLKRAFETAQIIAAKCGKVEVLTDPDLRERHLGDMQGLVYQEASKLRPEAYKAFSSNRTDVDIPGGGESLDKLYDRCTSALQRIGDKHQGERVVVVTHGGVIRSLYERGRPSARKVEKILNTSVNVFRLFDGDKWTIQVWGDVSHLDQTGFLQSGFGGDRTSG from the exons ATGGCGGAAGAAGA CAGTTCCGTTAAAGAGGGTTACGCTGAGATCGTTGTTGTACGTCATGGAGAAACATCTTGGAATGCCGAGAGAAAGATCCAG GGTCATTTGGATGTTGAACTAAACGATGCAGGAAGACAACAAGCAGAAAAA GTTGCTGAGCGGTTATCAAAGGAGCCTAAGGTATCTTATGTTTACTCTTCTGACTTGAAGAGAGCCTTTGAGACTGCTCAGATCATTGCAGCTAAATGCGGCAAGGTTGAG GTACTTACTGATCCTGATTTGCGGGAGAGACATTTAGGAGATATGCAAGGTCTTGTGTACCAAGAAGCTTCCAAACTTCGCCCTGAAGCTTACAAGGCCTTCTCATCTAACCGCACAGACGTTGACATTCCA GGTGGAGGAGAAAGTCTTGACAAACTCTACGACAGATGTACATCTGCATTACAGAGAATCGGCGACAAACATCAag GTGAAAGAGTGGTGGTAGTGACTCATGGAGGTGTCATTCGATCTCTCTACGAGAGAGGTCGTCCAAGTGCACGAAAAGTTGAAAAGATTCTCAACACATCGGTCAATGTGTTCCGTTTATTCGACGGAGACAAATGGACAATCCAAGTTTGGGGAGATGTGTCTCATTTGGACCAAACCGGTTTCTTGCAATCCGGTTTTGGTGGTGACAGAACCTCTGGTTAA
- the LOC108839764 gene encoding phosphoglycerate mutase-like protein 4 isoform X2, whose protein sequence is MAEEDSVKEGYAEIVVVRHGETSWNAERKIQGHLDVELNDAGRQQAEKVAERLSKEPKVSYVYSSDLKRAFETAQIIAAKCGKVEVLTDPDLRERHLGDMQGLVYQEASKLRPEAYKAFSSNRTDVDIPGGGESLDKLYDRCTSALQRIGDKHQGERVVVVTHGGVIRSLYERGRPSARKVEKILNTSVNVFRLFDGDKWTIQVWGDVSHLDQTGFLQSGFGGDRTSG, encoded by the exons ATGGCGGAAGAAGA TTCCGTTAAAGAGGGTTACGCTGAGATCGTTGTTGTACGTCATGGAGAAACATCTTGGAATGCCGAGAGAAAGATCCAG GGTCATTTGGATGTTGAACTAAACGATGCAGGAAGACAACAAGCAGAAAAA GTTGCTGAGCGGTTATCAAAGGAGCCTAAGGTATCTTATGTTTACTCTTCTGACTTGAAGAGAGCCTTTGAGACTGCTCAGATCATTGCAGCTAAATGCGGCAAGGTTGAG GTACTTACTGATCCTGATTTGCGGGAGAGACATTTAGGAGATATGCAAGGTCTTGTGTACCAAGAAGCTTCCAAACTTCGCCCTGAAGCTTACAAGGCCTTCTCATCTAACCGCACAGACGTTGACATTCCA GGTGGAGGAGAAAGTCTTGACAAACTCTACGACAGATGTACATCTGCATTACAGAGAATCGGCGACAAACATCAag GTGAAAGAGTGGTGGTAGTGACTCATGGAGGTGTCATTCGATCTCTCTACGAGAGAGGTCGTCCAAGTGCACGAAAAGTTGAAAAGATTCTCAACACATCGGTCAATGTGTTCCGTTTATTCGACGGAGACAAATGGACAATCCAAGTTTGGGGAGATGTGTCTCATTTGGACCAAACCGGTTTCTTGCAATCCGGTTTTGGTGGTGACAGAACCTCTGGTTAA